One Aegilops tauschii subsp. strangulata cultivar AL8/78 chromosome 7, Aet v6.0, whole genome shotgun sequence genomic window carries:
- the LOC109766647 gene encoding protein ecdysoneless homolog, giving the protein MAAAAAAASNPFPFPRRRPPDDTLFYAVYPLPLPTGLPAPALLASLQSLHLSLLSHLAPFLSAHLFHRDPFALSLPADPAGPCAACASPPAVPHLHGALRFGDSLPDEWLAVSLLFALTRAFPGLAARAWDSDGDFLLIEAAFALPRWLDSDTAPNRVFIFRGELHILPPSLFPDTPSLHAALAAVHDDSVDTRASDAVQAAIQRRIAGMPERAAENLHTARVTVPAPVAKVLKEEPCLIARAVEGFYDRDIDTMKHAARMDKFLKGPGGEGIDMVRTSVRMTKAMYGQLMQQSFQAPRGYPMPRTEEGPEKWMEAELGMKIACGFEMMYQERRHEVEEGMGSTWEVYKKSLEATGCFEGLLPGSKEYKRIMEDAMQYYKSSSSFSRTREMLSAPVHRIDEILAMPYSAEDFQGINLPPSDDDSWLRNGEDELNAELHERQKEMEEYAAVKKNRKSQKQNVSSSSSSQPSEFNLGEITDSMQEFVRKMSSFEGAEVPTNREDTETVDLDVNLFFKAMESVLGRASQEEAGNDTEAGRESSSSDMDFDDSDFENDSTEEAGGKDMDDCFMESYSDALNDELSKTTIEETFSRAQRPSTKSEGPSNAADSDDGEMAPVDVNLNLVESFLNSYSSQQGLPGPASNLLGLMGVKVPPPDSKKP; this is encoded by the exons atggccgccgccgccgccgccgcctccaacCCTTTCCCGTTCCCTCGCCGCCGGCCGCCGGACGACACCCTCTTCTACGCCGTCTACCCTCTCCCCCTCCCCACCGGCCTCCCAGCCCCGGCCCTCCTCGCCTCGCTCCAGTCGCTCcacctctccctcctctcccACCTCGCCCCCTTCCTCTCCGCCCACCTCTTCCACCGCGACCCCTTCGCCCTCTCCCTCCCCGCCGACCCGGCCGGCCCCTGCGCGGCCTGCGCCTCGCCGCCCGCCGTCCCCCACCTCCACGGCGCGCTCCGCTTCGGGGACTCCCTCCCCGATGAGTGGCTCGCCGTCTCCCTCCTCTTCGCCCTCACCCGCGCCTTCCCGGGGCTCGCCGCGCGCGCCTGGGACTCGGACGGCGACTTCCTCCTCATCGAGGCCGCCTTCGCGCTCCCGCGCTGGCTCGACTCCGACACCGCCCCCAACCGCGTCTTCATCTTCCGCGGCGAGCTGCACATCCTGCCGCCCTCCCTCTTCCCCGACACGCCCTCGCTCcacgccgccctcgccgccgtcCACGACGACTCCGTCGACACCCGGGCCTCCGACGCCGTCCAGGCCGCCATCCAGCGCCGCATCGCCGGCATGCCGGAGCGGGCCGCCGAGAACCTCCACACGGCGCGCGTCACCGTGCCGGCGCCCGTCGCCAAGGTGCTCAAGGAGGAGCCGTGCTTGATCGCGCGCGCGGTCGAGGGGTTCTACGACCGGGACATTGACACCATGAAGCACGCCGCGAGGATGGACAAGTTCCTCAAGGGCCCCGGCGGGGAAGGGATTGACATGGTGAGAACGTCCGTGCGGATGACGAAGGCGATGTATGGCCAGCTCAtgcagcagagcttccaggcgcCCAGGGGTTACCCCATGCCGAGGACCGAGGAGGGTCCAGAGAAGTGGATGGAGGCAGAACTGGGGATGAAGATTGCGTGTGGGTTCGAGATGATGTACCAGGAGAGGCGGCATGAGGTGGAGGAAGGAATGGGGAGCACATGGGAGGTTTACAAGAAGAGCTTGGAGGCGACTGGGTGTTTTGAGGGGTTGCTTCCTGGTTCCAAGGAGTATAAGAGGATCATGGAGGATGCAATGCAGTATTACAAGAGCTCGAGTTCGTTCTCGCGAACAAG GGAGATGCTAAGTGCACCGGTGCATCGAATTGATGAAATCCTTGCGATGCCGTACTCAGCTGAAGATTTTCAAGGCATCAATCTTCCTCCGAGTGATGATGATTCTTGGCTGCGTAATGGGGAGGATGAATTGAATGCAGAACTCCATGAAAGGCAGAAGGAAATGGAAGAGTACGCGGCTGTAAAGAAGAATAGAAAAAGTCAAAAGCAAAATGTCTCCAGCAGTTCAAGCTCCCAGCCAAGCGAGTTTAATCTTGGAGAAATCACAGATTCCATGCAAGAATTTGTTCGCAAAATGTCAAGCTTCGAGGGAGCTGAAGTTCCCACAAACAG GGAAGACACTGAGACAGTAGACCTTGATGTCAACCTGTTCTTTAAGGCCATGGAGTCGGTGTTAGGAAGAGCTTCACAAGAGGAAGCTGGCAATGATACTGAAGCTGGTAGAGAATCCTCCTCGTCTGACATGGACTTTG ACGATTCTGATTTCGAGAATGATTCTACTGAAGAAGCTGGGGGAAAGGATATGGATGATTGTTTCATGGAATCATATTCAGATGCTCTGAATGACGAGCTAAGTAAGACTACCATTGAGGAAACCTTTTCTCGAGCACAACGGCCTAGCACCAAGAGTGAG GGTCCCTCGAATGCTGCCGATAGTGATGATGGGGAGATGGCCCCAGTTGATGTGAACTTGAACCTTGTGGAGAGCTTCCTTAACTCGTACTCGTCTCAGCAAGGCCTTCCTGGCCCGGCCTCGAACCTGCTTGGACTTATGGGCGTTAAGGTACCACCTCCGGACAGTAAAAAGCCGTGA